Proteins from a genomic interval of Vreelandella profundi:
- a CDS encoding phospholipase A, giving the protein MVIRKRSLRKFITLFSLATVVSAASANAFAESEAEIEARINALNAELYQLRQQLQQVKSPEDAARGLPAEPLPQEVALEDLSERRQLEEESSRNPFSITTHHTNYLFPFSYNANQDDENFRNISEDGTVNSVELKFQFSAKFNLAEQVFGDYGDVFFGYTQRSWWQAYNTEASSPFRETNYEPEIFVDFDNTWSALGWVNTLNRISFNHQSNGRSDPLSRSWNRVYLESTFQSGDWAFTVAPHWRVPESKDDDDNPDIERFMGYGDLRLAKRLNNNHEMSGQLRGNPSTGNYGTQIDYSWPAFNSLRAHVQYYYGYGESLIDYDNRVHRLSIGFSLNPLFSATGLNR; this is encoded by the coding sequence ATGGTCATCCGAAAACGGTCGTTGCGAAAATTTATTACTCTGTTTAGCCTCGCCACTGTTGTGAGCGCCGCGAGTGCAAATGCCTTTGCTGAATCAGAGGCTGAAATTGAGGCGCGCATTAATGCCCTCAACGCCGAACTGTATCAGCTTCGCCAGCAGCTTCAGCAAGTAAAAAGCCCCGAAGACGCAGCACGCGGCTTACCGGCTGAACCGCTGCCACAGGAAGTAGCGCTGGAAGATTTAAGTGAGCGCCGCCAGCTTGAGGAGGAGTCCAGCCGAAACCCGTTCTCAATCACAACGCACCATACAAACTACCTGTTCCCGTTCAGCTATAACGCCAATCAGGACGACGAAAACTTTCGCAACATCTCTGAAGATGGCACGGTGAATAGCGTGGAATTGAAATTCCAATTCAGCGCCAAGTTTAATCTCGCCGAGCAGGTATTTGGTGACTATGGTGATGTCTTTTTTGGCTACACTCAGCGCAGCTGGTGGCAGGCCTACAACACCGAGGCCTCATCACCATTTCGGGAAACCAATTACGAGCCTGAAATATTCGTCGATTTTGATAATACCTGGAGCGCGTTAGGCTGGGTGAATACCCTCAACCGTATATCGTTTAATCATCAGTCTAATGGCCGCTCAGACCCACTTTCACGTAGCTGGAACCGGGTCTATTTGGAAAGCACCTTCCAGAGCGGTGACTGGGCCTTCACCGTGGCGCCGCACTGGCGGGTGCCGGAGTCAAAAGACGATGACGATAACCCAGATATCGAACGTTTTATGGGTTACGGCGACCTCCGCCTAGCGAAACGTCTCAACAATAATCATGAAATGAGCGGCCAGCTGCGCGGCAATCCGAGCACGGGCAACTATGGCACCCAAATTGATTACAGCTGGCCGGCGTTTAATAGCCTGCGGGCGCATGTTCAGTACTATTACGGCTATGGTGAAAGCCTGATAGATTATGACAATCGCGTTCACCGGCTGAGTATTGGTTTTAGCTTAAACCCATTATTTAGTGCGACAGGCCTGAACCGATAG
- a CDS encoding efflux RND transporter permease subunit — MRLSDISVQRPVLAMVIAALIIAFGLMALNRLPLQEYPTIDPPVVTIDTRYPGASASVVETRITQVLEDRIAGVEGIDLITSQSEDGRSRIEIEFSLDMDIDAAANDIRDRISGALRNLPDDADSPEVTKADSSEEIVVWLSLSGEDYSITELTDYANRFLVDSLSVQPGVARVRVGGGSDYAMRVWVNRNALAARGLTVSDIEDSLRAENVELPAGSIESQDRQFIVRLPRSFASAEDFQRLALNQGDNGYLVRLADVARVEVGAVEDRTVFRSNGVPMVGLGMIMQSTANVIELSDAVKIELERLQGTLPEGMSLSLDYDASLFVSGAIDQVVMTLFIAMGLVVVVIFLFLGNLRTTLVPAVTVPIAVIGAFTALAAMNFSINLLTLLALVLAIGLIVDDAIVVLENINRRMHDYGETPLVAAFRGTRQIAFAVIATTLVLVAVFVPLSMLQGDIGRLFSEFALTMAAAVVISTLLALTLTPMMASKILKPGMHDSRIGKSVQWLLNGTQRRYQTSLEWMLKMRWLVVAMFILLIAATAWLATALPNEYTPQEDRGNFIVLVNGPEGATFSYMMDYMDEIEARLAPMVASGELERVVVRAPRGYGNIENFNSGFIIVNMADWGSRRSAWEIMAEVRQTLSRLPGVQAFPVMRQGFGQRTQKPVQFVLGGGTYEQLARWRDTLIDHVRENNPNLMALESNYNETQPQLRVDINYQRAAALGVTVTEIGRTLEVLLGGRNVTRYVDDGEEYDVILEGDRSSQNSPRALDNIQVRSARSGELIPLASLVTLSDFAGASTLNRFDRIRSITIEANLADGYPLGEALAYLQESAAELLPAEAQTNVAGASRDFQQASGATAFLLIFGALVVFLVLAAQFESLIHPFVIMLTVPLAMSGALLALLLSGQSLNIYSQVGLVLLIGLAAKNGILIVEFANQLRDEGHAFRTALIEASVTRLRPILMTAVTTMAGAIPLIISTGPGAESRLVIGTVIMAGVGSATLFTLFVVPVAYDLLARYTGSPGAVKRQLEDEIAGASNTLDSTRQVQSETPER, encoded by the coding sequence ATGCGATTATCGGATATTTCCGTTCAGCGGCCGGTGCTAGCGATGGTCATCGCAGCGCTCATTATTGCCTTTGGTTTAATGGCGCTTAATCGCCTGCCGCTACAAGAATACCCGACCATTGACCCGCCGGTAGTCACGATTGACACCCGCTATCCTGGCGCGTCCGCAAGCGTCGTTGAAACTCGCATTACCCAGGTACTTGAAGACCGCATTGCCGGGGTGGAAGGCATTGATCTCATTACCTCGCAAAGCGAGGATGGCCGCTCTCGGATTGAAATAGAATTCTCTTTAGATATGGATATCGATGCCGCTGCCAATGATATCCGCGATCGCATTTCCGGGGCGCTGCGCAACCTGCCCGATGACGCAGACAGTCCTGAAGTCACTAAAGCCGACAGCAGCGAAGAAATCGTTGTGTGGCTGAGCCTTTCTGGGGAAGACTACTCGATTACCGAACTGACCGACTACGCTAACCGCTTCTTGGTCGACAGCCTTTCTGTTCAGCCAGGCGTGGCACGCGTACGCGTCGGTGGCGGCAGCGACTACGCCATGCGCGTCTGGGTTAATCGCAATGCGCTAGCCGCGCGTGGATTAACGGTCAGCGATATTGAAGATTCACTACGTGCAGAAAATGTCGAACTGCCGGCAGGCTCGATTGAATCACAGGATCGTCAGTTTATTGTTCGCCTTCCGCGCAGCTTTGCCAGTGCCGAAGACTTTCAGCGTCTGGCGCTCAATCAGGGTGACAATGGCTATCTTGTGCGTCTTGCTGACGTTGCACGCGTCGAAGTGGGCGCCGTTGAAGACCGCACGGTATTCCGCTCCAACGGAGTACCCATGGTAGGCCTTGGCATGATCATGCAATCAACAGCCAACGTCATAGAGCTATCTGATGCGGTAAAAATAGAGCTTGAACGCCTGCAAGGTACCCTGCCAGAAGGCATGTCGCTGAGTTTAGATTACGACGCGTCGCTGTTTGTCTCTGGCGCGATTGATCAGGTAGTCATGACGCTATTTATTGCCATGGGCCTGGTTGTGGTCGTGATCTTTCTGTTTTTAGGCAATCTACGCACGACCTTGGTGCCCGCTGTTACCGTACCTATAGCGGTTATTGGTGCGTTTACCGCCCTTGCCGCGATGAACTTCTCGATCAATCTACTCACCCTGCTTGCCCTGGTGCTGGCGATTGGCCTGATTGTGGATGATGCCATCGTGGTGCTTGAGAACATTAATCGTCGTATGCACGACTATGGTGAAACGCCCCTCGTTGCGGCCTTTCGCGGCACTCGGCAAATTGCCTTTGCGGTGATCGCCACCACCCTCGTGCTCGTCGCCGTTTTCGTACCCCTAAGCATGCTGCAAGGCGATATTGGGCGGCTGTTTTCCGAATTCGCGCTCACCATGGCTGCGGCGGTCGTTATCTCTACGTTATTAGCGCTGACGCTAACGCCGATGATGGCCTCCAAAATTCTTAAGCCCGGTATGCATGATAGCCGTATCGGTAAGTCTGTACAGTGGCTGCTTAACGGCACGCAGCGCCGCTATCAAACATCCTTGGAGTGGATGCTCAAAATGCGCTGGCTGGTCGTGGCTATGTTTATCCTGCTTATTGCCGCCACCGCTTGGCTCGCTACGGCTTTGCCGAATGAATACACGCCACAGGAAGATCGCGGCAACTTCATCGTGTTAGTCAACGGGCCAGAAGGCGCTACCTTCAGCTACATGATGGATTACATGGACGAAATTGAGGCCCGGCTGGCGCCCATGGTCGCCAGTGGCGAACTGGAGCGCGTGGTGGTTCGAGCCCCACGCGGCTACGGCAATATTGAGAACTTCAATAGCGGCTTTATTATTGTCAATATGGCCGACTGGGGAAGCCGACGCAGTGCGTGGGAAATTATGGCCGAGGTGCGCCAGACTCTTAGCAGGCTGCCAGGCGTGCAGGCCTTCCCGGTCATGCGCCAAGGCTTTGGCCAGCGCACTCAAAAACCGGTGCAGTTCGTGCTGGGAGGCGGGACCTACGAACAGCTTGCGCGCTGGCGCGATACGCTGATCGACCACGTGCGTGAAAACAATCCGAACCTGATGGCGCTAGAGAGCAACTACAACGAAACCCAGCCGCAGCTACGCGTGGATATTAACTACCAGCGGGCCGCTGCGCTAGGCGTCACCGTCACTGAAATAGGCCGAACGTTAGAAGTATTGCTGGGTGGGCGCAATGTCACCCGCTATGTTGACGATGGTGAAGAGTACGATGTGATTTTAGAGGGCGATCGCAGTAGCCAGAACAGCCCGCGCGCGCTGGATAACATTCAGGTGCGCTCGGCACGCTCAGGTGAACTCATCCCACTGGCCAGCCTAGTCACGCTTTCTGACTTTGCGGGCGCCAGCACGTTGAACCGCTTTGACCGCATTAGATCAATCACCATTGAAGCCAACCTAGCCGACGGTTATCCCCTGGGTGAAGCGTTAGCTTACTTGCAAGAAAGTGCTGCTGAGCTGCTGCCGGCCGAAGCGCAAACCAATGTGGCAGGCGCCTCGCGTGACTTCCAACAGGCCAGTGGCGCCACCGCCTTCCTACTGATATTCGGGGCGCTGGTGGTCTTTTTAGTGCTAGCGGCGCAGTTTGAAAGCCTTATTCACCCCTTTGTCATCATGCTCACAGTGCCATTAGCCATGAGTGGCGCTTTACTTGCCCTACTGCTCAGCGGCCAGTCGCTGAATATCTACAGCCAGGTGGGGCTAGTACTACTGATTGGTTTGGCGGCTAAGAACGGTATTTTGATTGTCGAGTTTGCCAACCAGCTGCGCGATGAAGGCCATGCTTTCAGAACGGCGTTAATTGAAGCCTCAGTGACACGCCTGAGGCCTATTTTGATGACCGCGGTGACCACAATGGCCGGCGCCATCCCGCTGATAATTTCAACCGGGCCTGGCGCAGAATCGCGCCTGGTTATCGGCACCGTGATTATGGCGGGCGTGGGTTCGGCAACGCTGTTTACACTCTTTGTCGTTCCCGTGGCTTACGACCTGCTGGCACGCTATACAGGCTCGCCAGGAGCTGTGAAGCGCCAGCTAGAAGACGAAATAGCCGGTGCTTCCAACACCCTAGATTCAACCCGTCAGGTGCAAAGCGAGACGCCGGAGCGCTAA
- a CDS encoding YqjK family protein, giving the protein MKPSAKTAKPPAQPQSRSQRKAELLAKLEQQRVDILIESTFLQQATSPLDRSWKSFKLPLYIIGGVATLKLVRHPGGAMAAGRKALAGYMLFKKLKLLAKVAT; this is encoded by the coding sequence ATGAAACCATCCGCAAAAACAGCTAAACCGCCAGCTCAGCCTCAGAGTCGCTCTCAGCGCAAAGCAGAGCTACTTGCTAAGCTGGAGCAGCAGCGTGTGGATATCTTAATAGAAAGCACGTTTTTGCAGCAGGCCACCTCACCGCTCGACAGGAGCTGGAAAAGTTTCAAGCTACCTCTTTATATTATAGGCGGGGTTGCTACGCTGAAATTGGTGCGCCATCCCGGAGGCGCTATGGCGGCAGGCAGAAAAGCGCTTGCGGGCTATATGCTTTTTAAAAAGCTTAAACTGTTAGCCAAAGTGGCCACTTAA
- a CDS encoding DUF883 family protein, with protein MAKRQLPFSSQSDQLKDDLRHLSETVEELMNATAKDASGEMNDLRSRAERRLKDTRARLEARGERIYDETRDSLNHQADACDRYVHDNPWTSIGIGAAAGLVVGMLLGRR; from the coding sequence ATGGCTAAACGTCAACTCCCCTTCTCTTCTCAGTCAGATCAACTTAAAGACGACTTGCGTCATTTGAGTGAAACTGTTGAAGAACTTATGAATGCGACGGCAAAGGACGCTAGCGGTGAGATGAACGACCTTCGCTCGCGTGCCGAACGCCGCCTGAAAGATACCCGCGCCCGTTTGGAAGCTCGCGGTGAGCGTATCTATGATGAAACGCGTGATTCACTGAATCACCAAGCCGATGCCTGCGATCGTTACGTCCATGACAACCCCTGGACAAGTATTGGTATTGGCGCAGCAGCAGGCCTAGTTGTGGGTATGCTGCTCGGTCGTCGCTAA
- a CDS encoding NAD(P)/FAD-dependent oxidoreductase, whose product MIYDVVVIGAGAAGLMCAAQAGYAGKRTLVLDHANKAGKKILMSGGGRCNFTNLGTTPQHFYSLNPYFCISALQRYRPEHFVELIERHGVEYVEKTPGQLFCAVSAKEIVRTLITECEWAGVDIQLSTQISAVEQQGDAMRLNTSAGAIDAGVVVVATGGLSIPTMGATGFGYDLARQFGLDVLTTRPGLVPFTLSDTWKDRAAQLSGVSVPVAVSAGERRFVEPMLFTHRGLSGPGMLQVSSVWEPGQGISIDLLPGENAADALRDARLHTPKRQLSTWLGERFPKRLAQSLLEWYPEDDAAQPLAHYSNQALDAWAHRLNAWQLKPAGTEGWRTAEVTMGGVNTDQLSSKTFEVKGLPQLRFIGEVLDVTGELGGYNFQWAWASGVACGQSC is encoded by the coding sequence ATGATTTATGACGTTGTCGTTATCGGCGCTGGAGCCGCTGGGTTGATGTGTGCTGCTCAAGCGGGCTATGCCGGCAAACGAACCTTAGTGCTTGATCATGCGAATAAAGCGGGCAAAAAGATTTTGATGTCCGGCGGCGGCCGTTGCAACTTTACCAATCTTGGCACTACGCCACAGCACTTTTACTCCCTAAATCCGTACTTTTGCATCTCGGCACTTCAACGGTACCGTCCTGAGCACTTTGTTGAGCTGATAGAACGGCACGGTGTTGAGTACGTCGAGAAAACACCAGGCCAGTTATTTTGCGCTGTCTCGGCCAAAGAAATCGTTCGCACACTGATAACCGAGTGCGAATGGGCAGGGGTTGATATTCAGCTGAGTACACAGATCAGCGCCGTAGAGCAACAAGGCGACGCTATGCGGCTTAACACGTCGGCGGGCGCGATTGATGCTGGCGTGGTCGTGGTGGCCACCGGCGGGCTTTCGATTCCTACTATGGGTGCGACAGGGTTTGGCTACGACCTGGCCCGTCAGTTTGGTTTAGACGTTTTAACGACGCGGCCTGGGCTAGTGCCTTTTACGCTAAGCGATACATGGAAAGACCGCGCGGCCCAGCTGTCAGGCGTCAGTGTGCCGGTGGCGGTAAGTGCCGGCGAACGCCGATTTGTAGAACCCATGTTATTTACCCACCGCGGTTTATCAGGCCCCGGCATGCTGCAGGTATCCAGCGTTTGGGAGCCAGGGCAGGGTATCAGCATTGATTTACTCCCGGGTGAAAACGCGGCTGATGCCTTGCGCGATGCTCGCCTGCATACGCCCAAACGCCAGCTTTCCACATGGCTAGGCGAACGCTTCCCTAAACGCCTGGCCCAATCATTATTAGAGTGGTATCCCGAGGATGATGCCGCACAGCCGTTGGCTCACTACTCTAATCAGGCCTTGGATGCGTGGGCGCATAGGCTGAATGCTTGGCAACTAAAGCCAGCGGGCACCGAAGGGTGGCGGACTGCAGAGGTGACGATGGGAGGTGTTAATACCGATCAGCTGTCGTCAAAGACCTTTGAAGTTAAGGGCTTGCCGCAACTGCGTTTTATCGGTGAGGTTTTGGATGTGACGGGCGAACTGGGGGGATACAACTTCCAGTGGGCGTGGGCCAGTGGCGTAGCCTGTGGGCAATCCTGTTAG
- the mscK gene encoding mechanosensitive channel MscK, producing the protein MVRDAGKWLIACLLLLIISSTAITQTYASLQADMLEGVPEQAELASRLALLESNEGALTNQQASDKKALEAALDAYERLAAVDERLNALDSRVEQAPELLASLQRDLSDAQEASQQLSVANLSDRPLDELETMQTQAVVELQQLQSQLAEVNSQLLTAQTLPERAQQNIAETLQRAESLRRQHDEREALLADRQLSALNDAALIQLRLERMLADREVSFNQRELSANSRLRELAQQRRDVLMLQIDYQERQLGMLQGVIDQQRRLASEQAIADAARDDPLIAAGHPVVLQVQKTNQTLSQELLRATDRANSIVRENIEAQRQLEHVRQLQRSLNEQIDAIRGSQLLSRILREQRQSLPPLSVRRDLQDEIADLRLKQFDLVRQRDQLRQSAQFAQTRLEEEGIEATPGLVDSLSRLYQSRRELVEQLEQSYGSLLSAAIELQLNQQQLIITASELRETIDEQLFWVANSRPLDFNWLRQLPHNLFVEWSEGEWRAILPTRWQGFSWEVLKGAPIFLLGLVLMGLRRKIKTRLADIHSQIGRLKSDTQLHTPKAVLFNALLALPGPLALAGIGIGLLEAAGPLATSVAPGLLQLALSWGVVAWIRRLLVADGVAERHFTWSPQYTARLRQLLGGLGVALVPVIAIATMSEQMETPLALRPVAFALLSFGLLAMSWWLAQLILAHIPVFGVRLFRLLLGLAMAAVPLMLLGLVVWGYEYTALRLVGRFAITLYLLGLWVVVEATLVRSLAVAARRLAYRRALARRRAQVQEGAEGGLEVVEEPPLDMEQINSQSLRLSKLIVLIGFSALLYLVWADLLSVLGYLDHVSLWESQEGDLVDSVLSISDVFAALLVVAITFIMAQNLPGLLEVMVLSRLSLKQGSAYAISSLLSYTIVGTGIVMGLATLGVSWDKLQWLVAALSVGLGFGLQEIFANFISGLIILFERPIRIGDTITLGNLHGTVSRIRIRATTVTDFDRKEIIIPNKTFVTDQLINWSLSDNVTRVVLTYGVAHGSDMPKVHKLLRQAADENARVLTDPEPQVFCLSYGQHSLNFELRIFVNDLVDRLFAADEVNCRVDELFREENVRVAFEQMDVWLHRDQGDAVKVQSAARLSSSVLRPDPR; encoded by the coding sequence GTGGTTAGAGACGCCGGTAAATGGTTAATAGCGTGTTTGCTACTGCTGATAATAAGCAGCACCGCCATCACTCAAACGTACGCTTCGCTCCAGGCCGATATGCTTGAAGGCGTGCCCGAACAAGCTGAACTGGCATCAAGGCTCGCTCTATTAGAATCGAATGAAGGAGCGTTAACGAATCAGCAGGCTAGCGATAAAAAAGCCTTAGAGGCGGCGCTAGATGCATACGAGCGGCTGGCGGCCGTTGATGAGCGGTTGAATGCCTTAGACTCTCGCGTTGAGCAGGCCCCTGAGCTACTGGCGAGCTTACAGCGTGATTTAAGCGATGCTCAAGAAGCCTCCCAGCAGCTTTCAGTGGCTAATTTAAGCGACCGGCCGCTTGACGAGCTAGAAACAATGCAAACGCAGGCAGTGGTCGAGCTTCAGCAGCTACAAAGCCAGCTAGCCGAAGTGAATTCACAGCTACTCACTGCCCAGACGCTCCCTGAGCGTGCCCAGCAAAATATTGCTGAAACACTTCAGCGCGCGGAGAGTTTACGCCGACAGCATGATGAGCGCGAGGCTTTGTTAGCAGATCGACAACTTTCTGCATTAAATGATGCGGCGCTGATTCAACTGCGCCTCGAGCGAATGCTGGCCGATCGTGAAGTGAGCTTTAATCAGCGTGAGCTGAGCGCAAATAGCCGGCTACGTGAGCTGGCTCAACAGCGTCGAGACGTGCTCATGCTGCAGATTGATTACCAAGAGCGGCAGCTGGGCATGCTGCAAGGCGTGATTGATCAGCAGCGGCGCCTAGCCTCTGAACAGGCCATCGCTGATGCCGCGCGCGACGACCCGTTAATTGCCGCCGGGCATCCGGTGGTGCTGCAAGTACAGAAAACCAATCAAACCTTAAGCCAAGAGCTGTTGCGCGCAACGGATCGTGCTAACAGCATTGTGCGTGAAAATATAGAAGCCCAGCGTCAGTTAGAGCATGTTCGACAGCTGCAGCGCAGCCTTAATGAACAGATTGATGCGATACGCGGTAGTCAGCTACTGTCGCGCATTCTGCGTGAACAGCGCCAGTCGCTGCCGCCTCTATCAGTGCGGCGCGACTTACAGGATGAAATAGCGGACCTGCGTTTAAAGCAGTTTGATTTGGTGCGCCAGCGAGACCAGCTTCGTCAGAGCGCGCAGTTTGCCCAGACGCGCTTAGAAGAGGAGGGCATTGAGGCGACGCCTGGGCTGGTAGACTCACTTTCTCGCCTGTATCAGTCGCGACGTGAGCTGGTTGAGCAGTTAGAGCAGTCCTATGGAAGCCTGTTAAGCGCGGCTATTGAGCTTCAGTTGAATCAGCAGCAGCTGATTATTACCGCAAGTGAGCTGCGCGAAACGATTGATGAGCAGCTTTTCTGGGTCGCCAATAGTCGCCCACTGGACTTTAACTGGCTGCGGCAATTGCCTCACAATTTATTTGTAGAGTGGAGTGAAGGTGAGTGGCGCGCTATTTTGCCTACCCGCTGGCAGGGCTTTTCTTGGGAAGTGTTAAAGGGAGCGCCGATTTTCTTACTTGGCCTCGTGCTAATGGGGTTACGGCGTAAGATCAAAACGCGCCTGGCCGACATACATTCGCAAATTGGCCGACTGAAAAGCGACACTCAGCTGCATACTCCTAAAGCAGTACTGTTCAATGCACTGCTGGCACTTCCAGGTCCGCTCGCGTTAGCCGGCATTGGCATCGGGCTGCTTGAAGCGGCTGGGCCGCTAGCCACTAGCGTTGCGCCTGGGTTGCTTCAACTGGCCTTGAGCTGGGGCGTGGTGGCATGGATACGCAGGCTGCTGGTCGCGGATGGCGTCGCAGAGCGCCACTTTACCTGGTCGCCGCAATATACCGCGCGGTTGCGTCAACTTCTGGGAGGCTTAGGCGTTGCCCTGGTGCCGGTCATTGCGATTGCGACAATGTCTGAACAAATGGAAACGCCGTTAGCGCTTCGCCCCGTCGCTTTTGCGCTACTGTCGTTTGGCTTATTGGCCATGAGTTGGTGGCTGGCGCAGTTAATACTGGCGCATATCCCGGTGTTTGGCGTGCGGCTATTTCGCTTATTGCTAGGGCTTGCGATGGCAGCGGTGCCGCTGATGTTGCTTGGCCTTGTGGTGTGGGGATACGAATATACCGCGCTGCGCTTAGTGGGTCGGTTTGCCATTACGCTTTATCTGCTGGGGTTGTGGGTGGTCGTGGAGGCGACGCTGGTAAGAAGCTTAGCCGTTGCCGCGCGACGGCTTGCTTATCGCCGTGCGCTGGCTCGCCGCCGTGCTCAGGTGCAGGAAGGCGCTGAGGGCGGGCTTGAGGTAGTAGAAGAGCCGCCGCTCGATATGGAGCAAATTAACAGCCAGTCATTACGACTTTCCAAGTTGATTGTGCTGATTGGCTTCAGCGCGCTGCTCTATTTAGTGTGGGCAGACTTATTGTCAGTGCTTGGTTATTTAGACCACGTATCGCTTTGGGAGTCTCAAGAGGGCGATTTAGTCGACAGCGTGCTGTCCATTTCCGACGTCTTTGCCGCACTGCTAGTCGTTGCTATTACCTTTATTATGGCGCAAAACCTGCCCGGCCTGCTGGAAGTGATGGTTTTATCCAGGCTGTCGTTGAAGCAGGGAAGCGCCTATGCGATTAGCTCGCTGCTCTCTTATACCATTGTGGGCACGGGGATTGTGATGGGGCTTGCCACGCTGGGCGTTTCTTGGGACAAGCTACAGTGGCTCGTGGCAGCATTGAGTGTGGGGTTAGGCTTTGGCCTGCAAGAGATCTTCGCCAACTTTATTTCTGGGCTTATCATTTTGTTTGAGCGTCCAATACGAATAGGCGACACCATCACGCTAGGTAATTTACATGGCACCGTCAGCCGTATTCGTATCCGAGCGACCACGGTGACTGATTTCGATCGCAAAGAGATCATTATTCCCAATAAGACGTTTGTAACCGACCAGCTGATTAACTGGTCGCTGTCGGATAACGTGACGCGCGTGGTGCTCACCTATGGCGTTGCGCACGGCTCAGATATGCCTAAGGTACACAAGCTGCTGCGCCAGGCGGCCGATGAAAACGCCCGGGTGCTAACCGACCCGGAGCCTCAGGTGTTCTGTTTAAGCTACGGGCAGCACAGCCTCAATTTTGAGTTGCGAATTTTTGTTAATGACCTAGTTGATCGTCTGTTTGCCGCCGATGAAGTTAACTGCCGGGTAGATGAGCTGTTTCGTGAAGAGAATGTTCGCGTGGCGTTTGAGCAGATGGATGTGTGGCTACACCGTGATCAGGGCGATGCGGTTAAGGTACAGTCCGCCGCGCGGCTGTCCTCCAGCGTGCTCCGCCCTGATCCACGCTAA
- a CDS encoding phage holin family protein, translating into MALGPTQRVFSAAKRLLNSLIANSETRLRLAVLELEEERSRLAVLLLLAGASLVLLLLGIATLTALVVVLFWDTYRLTAIGISAAVLIGASLLLAVIAIRQSKRHSLLKETLKQLAADRTLLEEPGNETIRKNS; encoded by the coding sequence ATGGCCTTGGGTCCTACCCAACGCGTCTTCTCTGCCGCCAAACGCTTGCTGAACTCGCTAATTGCTAATAGCGAAACCCGCCTGCGTTTGGCGGTACTAGAATTAGAAGAAGAGCGTTCTCGCCTAGCCGTTTTGCTTCTTTTGGCAGGGGCGAGTTTGGTGCTGCTGCTACTAGGCATTGCCACCTTGACGGCACTGGTTGTTGTGCTGTTTTGGGATACCTACCGCTTAACGGCTATTGGTATCAGCGCCGCCGTTCTGATAGGCGCCAGCTTGCTACTAGCGGTCATTGCTATTCGCCAGTCTAAGCGTCATTCGCTCTTGAAAGAAACGCTTAAACAGCTTGCGGCTGATAGGACGTTACTTGAGGAGCCCGGTAATGAAACCATCCGCAAAAACAGCTAA
- a CDS encoding efflux RND transporter periplasmic adaptor subunit: protein MHFPFRRRLFSRLILVTLTLLLSSATFAQLPPSVIGTRAVMTTWSDPLEALGTLSAEESVVLSTTVTEIVAQINFEDGEQVEEGQLLIRLDDTEEQAQLRSSQALRDERRNTSTRASQLQERNLAARADVEDSQSRLRQAEADIQAIEARLANYQLRAPFSGRVGFRNISIGALVTPGMELVTLDKLDVMKLDFSVPEVFLGRISPGLMLHTATATYPDDIFNGQIATIGTRVDPVTRSVNVRAILDNADGRLRPGMLMQVIVQQRVRDAVVIPEAAIEPSGDRHSIMVIEQSEGSTRLTKRVVSIGERRYGEVEILEGLAADELVVVHGLQLARDGQEARLLGIVDDETSLRALLEADR, encoded by the coding sequence ATGCACTTTCCCTTTCGCCGACGACTATTTTCGCGACTCATTCTAGTTACTCTCACCCTACTGTTATCCAGTGCAACGTTTGCTCAACTACCCCCCTCGGTCATCGGCACGCGCGCGGTTATGACCACATGGTCGGATCCTTTAGAAGCATTAGGCACGCTCAGTGCGGAGGAAAGCGTCGTGCTATCCACCACGGTGACCGAGATCGTTGCCCAGATCAATTTCGAAGACGGCGAGCAGGTTGAAGAAGGGCAGCTACTCATCCGCTTGGATGATACCGAAGAGCAGGCTCAGCTAAGATCCTCTCAGGCACTACGCGATGAAAGACGCAATACCTCGACACGCGCCTCTCAATTACAAGAACGTAACTTGGCAGCCAGAGCCGACGTTGAAGACAGCCAATCGCGGCTGCGCCAAGCAGAAGCCGATATTCAAGCCATAGAAGCCCGGCTGGCAAATTATCAGCTGCGCGCCCCCTTCAGCGGTCGCGTTGGGTTTCGCAATATCAGCATCGGCGCGCTGGTAACACCAGGAATGGAGCTGGTAACGCTCGATAAACTCGATGTAATGAAGCTCGACTTCAGCGTACCGGAAGTGTTTCTAGGCCGAATCTCTCCAGGCCTAATGCTACATACCGCCACCGCCACGTACCCTGACGATATTTTTAACGGTCAAATCGCCACCATTGGCACACGCGTGGACCCCGTTACGCGCAGCGTTAATGTGCGCGCAATACTCGACAATGCCGATGGCCGGCTACGGCCGGGAATGTTAATGCAAGTCATTGTTCAGCAGCGGGTCCGCGACGCGGTGGTGATTCCAGAAGCCGCCATTGAGCCCAGCGGTGACCGCCACTCCATCATGGTCATCGAGCAAAGCGAAGGCAGCACGCGCCTAACCAAGCGGGTTGTTTCGATTGGAGAAAGGCGTTACGGCGAAGTTGAAATTCTCGAAGGCCTGGCCGCCGACGAACTCGTGGTGGTTCATGGGCTGCAGCTTGCCCGGGACGGCCAAGAGGCACGTCTGCTTGGTATCGTTGATGATGAAACCAGCCTTCGAGCGCTGCTAGAGGCTGACCGCTAA